The following are from one region of the Lepeophtheirus salmonis chromosome 8, UVic_Lsal_1.4, whole genome shotgun sequence genome:
- the LOC121122809 gene encoding uncharacterized protein, with protein sequence MKSFLALSAILAVAFSAPSHPYRPAPYHPAPAPYHPAPSPAPAAYQYQYAVSDEYAGLNFGADEARDGYSTNGKYSVALPDGRIQTVSYNVADAYSGYVADVTYSGEPQYAPYKSAPAYKPAPVYRPAPVYHV encoded by the exons ATGAAG TCCTTCCTTGCTTTATCCGCCATCTTGGCTGTTGCATTCTCTGCACCTTCCCATCCCTACAGACCCGCTCCCTACCATCCAGCCCCTGCTCCATACCACCCTGCTCCTTCTCCCGCCCCAGCTGCTTATCAATACCAATATGCTGTCAGTGATGAATATGCTGGACTCAACTTTGGAGCTGATGAGGCCCGTGATGGATACTCCACCAACGGAAAGTACTCTGTTGCCCTTCCTGACGGTCGTATCCAAACCGTTTCCTACAACGTTGCTGATGCTTACTCTGGCTATGTTGCTGACGTTACTTACTCTGGAGAACCCCAATACGCTCCTTATAAATCTGCTCCTGCCTACAAACCAGCTCCTGTCTACAGACCTGCCCCTGTCTATCACGTCTAA